A genome region from Bdellovibrionales bacterium includes the following:
- a CDS encoding helix-turn-helix transcriptional regulator, with amino-acid sequence MSKPTRKKVQSPFSKNLKAILEERGLSQKTAADIAGTTASTINDWLAGSQPADLLCVQKLARALKTDFEWLLTGNQSQINPKDISMTELFEGEPDPSFSGIFEISARRLKRKN; translated from the coding sequence GTGTCCAAGCCAACCCGAAAGAAAGTTCAAAGCCCATTCTCTAAGAATCTAAAAGCGATTCTTGAGGAGCGCGGGCTTTCTCAAAAGACAGCTGCCGACATTGCCGGAACTACCGCATCGACAATCAACGACTGGCTGGCTGGATCACAACCCGCAGACCTGCTTTGCGTTCAGAAATTGGCTCGCGCCCTAAAAACCGACTTTGAGTGGCTACTCACCGGCAATCAAAGCCAGATCAACCCAAAAGATATTTCAATGACTGAACTCTTTGAGGGCGAACCAGATCCAAGCTTCTCCGGCATCTTTGAGATTTCAGCCCGTCGACTCAAACGGAAGAATTAG
- a CDS encoding RluA family pseudouridine synthase translates to MAESKKFLIKIDENLAGQRADIALASTQLATRSQLRKIFVDNKVTLNAQKIKPSHLLKVGDQIEVELPEIQELSLEPYDFPLDIVYEDDEVIVVNKPAGLVVHPSHGHYNDTLINALMAYQKKLSTGSEAFRPGLVHRIDKDTSGLLVLAKTEKTHNSLARQFIKKTVHRVYLAIVFGNLKEAEGTIRTNIVRSDSDRKKFMATEESLGKHAITHYRVLQQAPHFAFVQLKLETGRTHQIRVHMSHIGHPIVGDDTYNGKKRANNLASQELKKLILSMPRFALHAKELGFTQPVKNQRLEFKCPWPKDLTALFDLCHFQRDETIL, encoded by the coding sequence ATGGCCGAGAGTAAAAAATTTCTAATTAAGATTGATGAAAACCTAGCTGGTCAACGTGCGGATATCGCGCTGGCAAGTACTCAATTGGCGACGAGGTCCCAACTTCGTAAAATCTTTGTCGACAATAAAGTGACTCTCAATGCACAAAAGATAAAACCCTCCCATCTTCTGAAGGTGGGAGATCAAATCGAAGTCGAACTTCCAGAGATTCAGGAGCTTTCGCTTGAGCCTTATGATTTTCCTCTCGATATTGTTTACGAAGATGACGAAGTGATTGTGGTCAACAAACCTGCAGGTCTTGTCGTTCACCCTTCACATGGGCACTACAACGACACCTTGATCAACGCACTCATGGCTTACCAAAAGAAACTCTCAACGGGGTCAGAAGCTTTTCGCCCGGGACTTGTCCATCGCATCGATAAGGACACCAGCGGACTTTTAGTCTTGGCCAAAACCGAGAAGACACACAACAGCCTCGCTCGGCAATTTATCAAAAAAACGGTACACCGGGTTTATCTTGCCATTGTCTTTGGAAATCTTAAAGAGGCGGAAGGAACTATTCGCACAAATATCGTTCGGAGTGATAGCGATCGCAAAAAATTTATGGCCACCGAGGAATCCTTGGGGAAACATGCCATCACTCACTACAGAGTTTTACAACAGGCACCTCACTTTGCTTTTGTACAACTGAAGTTAGAGACGGGTCGCACTCATCAAATTCGCGTACATATGTCTCACATTGGTCATCCGATCGTTGGAGACGACACCTACAACGGAAAAAAGCGGGCCAATAATCTCGCCTCGCAAGAGCTCAAGAAACTAATTCTTTCAATGCCGCGATTCGCTCTTCACGCCAAAGAATTAGGCTTCACTCAACCCGTTAAGAATCAGCGCTTAGAGTTTAAATGCCCTTGGCCCAAAGATCTCACCGCTCTCTTTGATCTCTGTCATTTCCAACGGGATGAGACAATCCTATGA
- a CDS encoding helix-turn-helix domain-containing protein yields MGTTTSEPIINFYEILEVSPKASQHEIYQSYQKVKKTYSLKNPEIFANFTLEEVQQLTFMIEEAYATIGNQVMREIYDAKFQEAFPPPEPIEIEDPAPELKTEAESAKEALVEAVLEKTEEIDREGKGSTPLSTYDIDENFEIVISSQDFFDGIFLGKIRKYKKISIEDFSKKTCINQKYLYAIESNNYAALPVPVFTRGYICQYCKLLDLDVDKVVSSFMKLFANGRE; encoded by the coding sequence GTGGGTACAACAACAAGCGAACCAATCATCAACTTCTACGAAATTCTCGAAGTGAGCCCGAAGGCTTCACAACACGAGATTTATCAGTCTTATCAGAAGGTTAAAAAGACCTATTCGCTCAAAAACCCGGAGATCTTCGCCAATTTTACTCTCGAGGAAGTTCAGCAACTCACCTTTATGATCGAAGAAGCTTACGCGACGATCGGCAACCAAGTGATGCGTGAAATCTACGATGCAAAATTCCAGGAGGCCTTCCCGCCACCCGAACCTATCGAAATCGAAGACCCCGCTCCGGAACTTAAAACCGAAGCCGAAAGTGCAAAAGAGGCGCTGGTGGAAGCCGTCTTAGAAAAAACTGAAGAGATCGATCGCGAGGGGAAAGGATCTACTCCCCTCAGCACTTATGACATCGACGAAAACTTTGAAATCGTCATTTCGTCGCAAGATTTCTTCGATGGAATTTTCCTAGGAAAGATTCGAAAATATAAAAAAATCTCTATCGAAGATTTCAGTAAAAAAACATGCATTAATCAAAAGTATTTGTACGCGATTGAATCAAATAACTATGCCGCACTTCCTGTGCCGGTTTTCACTCGAGGATATATTTGCCAATATTGCAAACTTCTCGATCTCGATGTTGACAAAGTTGTATCATCGTTTATGAAACTCTTTGCCAATGGCCGAGAGTAA
- the typA gene encoding translational GTPase TypA, translating to MQRPPEKIRNIAIIAHVDHGKTTLVDHLLRQSGMYRDNEKLDERVMDSMDLEKERGITIAAKNACVFYKDYKINIVDTPGHSDFGGEVERVLNMVDGAILLVDASEGPLPQTRFVLQKAMAQGIKVFVCMNKIDRKDARIQEVRNEIFDLFIDLDAPEEQADFDCIYAIAREGMATEDPEVIPENKSLELLYKWIIEKLPPPKAKVDGPLQIMISNIGYNAFVGRLGIGRVRQGKVRVGEEILIAQENGNKKIRVTALFVYDGMKQSAVDEVSAGDIAVVAGFEDFNIGDTLTSVAEPSPLPRLKVDEPTVEITISVNDGPFAGKEGKHVTSRKILERLEKELLTNVAIRMMPTDRPEVWRLLGRGELQLAVLAEQMRREGFEFILGKPQVLFKKDENGNVLEPMEKVFIDTPDQYTGIISEKLGPRKGVMMNMSPILGNRMRLEFLIPSRGLIGYRSEFLTDTKGMGLLNREFAGFEPFKGEIAHRLNGALVSDRMGKTTPYAIFHLEDRGRFFINAGMEVYEGMIVGEHAKENNLVINCVREKKLSNVRSSGADEAIRLTPVKLPTIEEAMEWIRDGEMIEITPLNVRMRMKNLNSKQ from the coding sequence TTGCAGCGACCCCCCGAAAAAATCAGAAATATTGCGATTATTGCTCACGTGGATCACGGGAAAACGACCTTAGTGGATCACCTCCTTCGTCAAAGCGGAATGTACCGCGATAACGAAAAGCTCGACGAGCGAGTGATGGATTCCATGGATCTCGAAAAAGAGCGCGGGATCACTATCGCTGCCAAGAACGCTTGCGTGTTCTACAAAGACTACAAAATTAATATCGTCGATACTCCCGGGCACAGTGATTTCGGTGGAGAAGTTGAGCGTGTTCTCAACATGGTGGACGGAGCAATTCTTCTTGTGGATGCTTCCGAAGGTCCACTTCCTCAGACCCGTTTCGTTTTACAAAAAGCGATGGCTCAGGGAATTAAAGTTTTCGTATGTATGAATAAAATCGATCGTAAAGATGCTCGTATTCAAGAAGTACGAAACGAGATCTTTGATCTTTTTATCGATCTTGATGCTCCGGAAGAGCAAGCGGACTTCGACTGCATCTACGCCATCGCGCGTGAGGGTATGGCGACCGAAGATCCCGAAGTCATTCCTGAGAACAAATCTCTCGAACTTCTCTATAAGTGGATTATCGAAAAGTTACCTCCCCCCAAAGCGAAGGTGGATGGACCACTTCAAATCATGATTTCCAACATTGGCTATAACGCCTTCGTGGGTCGTTTAGGAATTGGTCGTGTTCGCCAAGGTAAAGTTCGCGTGGGCGAGGAAATTTTGATCGCCCAAGAGAACGGGAATAAAAAAATTCGCGTTACTGCTTTATTTGTGTACGACGGGATGAAGCAATCAGCAGTGGATGAAGTCTCCGCTGGCGATATCGCTGTCGTTGCCGGATTTGAGGATTTTAACATTGGCGACACCTTAACGTCTGTCGCAGAACCGTCTCCGCTTCCTCGTCTAAAAGTGGATGAGCCGACCGTGGAAATTACGATTTCTGTGAACGATGGGCCCTTTGCAGGTAAGGAAGGGAAGCATGTGACGTCTCGTAAGATCCTCGAGCGTCTTGAAAAAGAACTTCTCACCAACGTGGCGATTCGCATGATGCCCACGGATCGTCCCGAAGTTTGGCGTTTATTGGGTCGCGGAGAATTGCAGCTCGCGGTTCTTGCCGAACAAATGCGTCGTGAAGGCTTCGAATTCATTCTTGGAAAGCCTCAAGTTCTCTTTAAGAAAGATGAGAATGGAAACGTTCTCGAGCCGATGGAAAAAGTATTTATCGATACTCCTGATCAATACACAGGAATTATTTCGGAAAAACTGGGACCTCGTAAAGGTGTGATGATGAATATGAGCCCGATTTTGGGGAACCGTATGCGTCTGGAATTCTTGATCCCATCTCGTGGTCTTATTGGATACCGTTCCGAATTCCTCACGGACACAAAAGGGATGGGTTTGCTCAACCGTGAATTCGCTGGTTTTGAACCCTTTAAAGGCGAAATTGCACATCGTTTGAACGGCGCTTTGGTTTCTGATCGCATGGGCAAAACCACTCCTTACGCCATCTTCCACCTTGAAGATCGCGGTCGCTTCTTTATCAATGCGGGAATGGAAGTGTACGAAGGAATGATCGTCGGTGAGCATGCTAAGGAAAACAACCTTGTGATCAACTGTGTTCGCGAAAAGAAATTATCTAACGTTCGTTCATCAGGCGCAGACGAAGCGATTCGCTTAACGCCAGTGAAGCTTCCAACCATCGAAGAAGCGATGGAATGGATCCGCGACGGCGAGATGATCGAGATCACTCCGCTGAACGTGCGTATGAGAATGAAAAATCTAAATTCAAAACAGTAG
- a CDS encoding transglycosylase domain-containing protein: MAISTENPSKTSLLKKIFRTLGFILLLGLISLGITAAVAYANLPSVENINSCFTTSMYQVELCPSGPNYVKYNQLPKHLVSALIASEDSSFFFHKGFDWDEIEDSLQKSFDAGRWVRGGSTLTQQLAKNLYLSKDRTLTRKIKEFYVAGKIEKVLTKPQIIEKYLNVVEFGEKIYGIKRASNYYFQKAPSQLSAAESAYLVSLLPSPVKYSRAYRSKKELSSFNKKRSQKILHLLKLQGNLSEPEFDYESARIENGLWTPMPEFPEDVETGNFSDIYFQENESQEPPAPDENEMSDDPIE, from the coding sequence ATGGCTATCTCAACTGAGAATCCCTCAAAAACATCTCTGTTAAAAAAGATTTTTAGAACCCTCGGTTTCATCTTACTCTTAGGGCTGATATCACTAGGAATTACCGCGGCGGTGGCTTACGCCAATCTTCCCTCGGTCGAAAATATTAATTCCTGTTTTACGACATCCATGTACCAGGTAGAACTCTGTCCTAGTGGACCAAATTATGTGAAGTACAATCAACTTCCTAAACATCTTGTCAGCGCATTGATCGCCTCCGAAGACTCTAGCTTTTTCTTTCATAAAGGCTTCGATTGGGATGAGATCGAAGACAGTTTACAAAAAAGCTTCGATGCTGGTCGATGGGTTCGCGGCGGATCTACTTTAACTCAACAGCTGGCAAAAAATTTGTATCTTAGTAAAGATCGAACTCTCACCCGCAAAATTAAAGAATTCTACGTGGCGGGTAAGATCGAAAAAGTTCTCACTAAACCCCAAATTATCGAAAAGTATTTAAATGTCGTAGAATTTGGTGAAAAAATTTATGGGATTAAAAGAGCCTCGAATTATTACTTTCAAAAGGCACCGTCTCAACTGAGCGCCGCCGAGAGTGCGTACTTAGTTTCTCTCCTGCCCAGCCCGGTGAAATACTCCCGTGCCTATCGTAGCAAAAAAGAGCTCAGTTCATTTAATAAGAAGCGATCCCAAAAAATCCTGCATCTCCTTAAACTTCAAGGGAACTTGAGTGAGCCTGAGTTTGATTACGAGTCGGCTCGGATCGAAAATGGTCTTTGGACGCCAATGCCCGAGTTCCCCGAAGACGTAGAGACCGGAAATTTTTCAGACATTTACTTCCAGGAAAATGAATCTCAAGAGCCGCCCGCTCCGGATGAAAACGAAATGAGCGACGATCCTATTGAGTAA
- a CDS encoding recombinase family protein: protein MGQYVYARVSTSNQETDNQVINLRRIYPDAIFIEETAGGAKARPELEKLVQQLQRGDELIVSSLDRLGRKTSEILTLIESLEKRGVILKSLREGLDYSTISGRLVTQILVSVSELERSLISQRTKAALAAKREKGIVGGRPRIHSEIKVQKARVLRAEGKSLAVISRETGISTSRLHQLLK from the coding sequence ATGGGACAATACGTTTACGCGAGGGTAAGCACCTCAAACCAAGAAACCGACAATCAGGTCATCAATCTTCGCCGGATCTATCCCGACGCAATTTTTATTGAAGAGACCGCAGGCGGTGCTAAGGCGCGACCTGAACTTGAGAAATTGGTTCAGCAACTTCAACGTGGAGACGAACTTATCGTTTCAAGCCTTGATCGACTCGGCCGTAAAACAAGTGAAATTCTGACCTTGATTGAAAGTCTTGAAAAGCGTGGTGTGATCTTGAAGAGCCTGCGCGAAGGGCTGGATTATTCAACCATCAGCGGTCGGTTGGTAACTCAAATCCTTGTTTCAGTAAGCGAACTTGAACGGTCTCTTATCAGTCAGCGAACAAAAGCTGCTCTTGCCGCAAAAAGAGAAAAAGGGATCGTCGGTGGCAGACCAAGAATTCATAGCGAAATAAAAGTCCAAAAAGCCCGCGTTCTAAGGGCGGAAGGTAAATCACTTGCGGTGATCTCCAGAGAGACTGGTATATCGACTAGCCGTCTCCACCAATTACTGAAATAG
- a CDS encoding polyphenol oxidase family protein, whose amino-acid sequence MIPNEFSHLAEMYSCGDFRIGFGHRDLDLSQIQKITGKQICSLKQVHGDQLVYASPSQISVADAHWSQEKDHLLIIKTADCQPILMLDSTTGAFAAIHAGWRGVEQEVTLKTLRRLSWNPSGIYVFVGPHILMQSFEVQEDVARSLLSSNSIPNSIFQMQTDFSNLFEEFQLTTKYQESLLIHKKNDKYHINLYLMTLWQLFRFGIRPEQVKLLERNTMTDDRYWSYRRDKNKERRDGGLRNYSFIYYSSQP is encoded by the coding sequence ATGATTCCTAATGAATTTTCGCATCTCGCGGAGATGTACTCCTGTGGTGACTTCCGCATTGGTTTTGGCCATCGCGATCTTGATTTGAGCCAGATTCAAAAAATCACCGGAAAACAAATTTGCTCACTCAAACAAGTTCATGGCGATCAGCTCGTGTACGCCTCACCGTCGCAGATTTCGGTCGCCGACGCTCATTGGTCGCAAGAGAAAGATCATCTGCTGATCATTAAAACGGCCGATTGCCAACCCATTCTTATGTTGGATTCAACCACCGGCGCTTTTGCGGCCATTCACGCGGGTTGGCGAGGAGTGGAACAAGAAGTCACGCTTAAAACCCTACGTCGATTGTCGTGGAATCCCAGTGGGATCTATGTTTTTGTAGGTCCCCATATTTTAATGCAAAGTTTCGAAGTTCAAGAAGATGTCGCTCGCTCGCTTCTTTCATCGAACTCCATACCTAATTCAATTTTCCAAATGCAAACAGACTTCTCCAATTTGTTCGAAGAGTTTCAATTGACGACCAAATATCAAGAATCTTTACTGATCCACAAGAAGAACGATAAATATCACATCAATTTGTATTTAATGACTTTGTGGCAACTTTTTCGTTTTGGAATACGCCCAGAACAGGTCAAATTATTAGAGAGAAATACGATGACCGATGATCGGTATTGGTCCTACCGTCGCGACAAGAATAAAGAACGTCGTGACGGCGGTCTTAGAAATTACAGCTTTATTTATTACAGCTCGCAGCCATAG
- the rmuC gene encoding DNA recombination protein RmuC, with product MTTFEIILIASGWLVAVVILFFMYRQKVRQIEAETQRQAALSTNAELAQKLNSLESQNKELQQKYFEAEGKNRNAQEVTQQMKDAFQALSHQTLEGQTRQFIEFAQQTLSKHTELAKADLDKRHSLFDGTLAPLKATLDSLQKQTSEMEKERLRSYQAVEEELRRVVEGSAQLTQETRSLKNALKKPHVRGRWGEVQLRNCVELAGMSEYADVNFQDQSTVDGQILIPDMTVKMPGGRIVVVDAKTPIDGFLAALEATTEEQKNYEMGRHGQQVKDHIKKLSLRKYNEFLKESADFTVMFLPNESFLYAALETQPDLVEYALEKKILIATPPTFVGLLKVIRFGWNEERLAKNAEKISDAGKELHKRIVEFVENFVNIGKSISKASDQYDKGLRQLNSKIIVQAKRMEKLGAKSVKDLPELLDAASEAPDEEGQETPQLSEVSTAPEPTDNDSETEAEI from the coding sequence ATGACCACATTCGAAATCATTCTCATCGCATCAGGATGGCTAGTTGCAGTGGTGATCTTGTTCTTTATGTATCGCCAAAAAGTCCGACAAATCGAAGCCGAAACTCAACGTCAAGCCGCTCTCTCCACAAACGCCGAGCTCGCACAAAAATTAAATTCTCTCGAATCGCAGAACAAAGAACTTCAACAAAAGTATTTTGAGGCCGAAGGTAAGAACCGCAACGCTCAAGAAGTCACTCAACAGATGAAGGATGCGTTTCAAGCTTTGTCTCATCAAACGCTCGAAGGGCAAACGCGACAGTTTATAGAGTTTGCCCAACAGACTTTAAGTAAACACACGGAGCTCGCTAAGGCGGATCTCGATAAACGTCACTCTTTGTTTGATGGGACATTAGCTCCGCTCAAAGCCACCTTGGACTCTTTGCAAAAGCAAACGAGTGAGATGGAAAAAGAGCGGCTTCGCTCTTATCAAGCGGTGGAAGAGGAATTGCGCCGAGTGGTTGAGGGGAGCGCACAACTCACTCAAGAAACTCGTTCCCTTAAAAATGCTCTTAAAAAGCCACATGTGCGCGGGCGTTGGGGCGAAGTGCAATTAAGAAACTGTGTGGAGCTGGCCGGAATGTCAGAGTACGCCGATGTCAACTTTCAAGATCAGAGCACAGTAGATGGGCAGATTCTGATTCCTGATATGACGGTGAAAATGCCCGGCGGTCGTATTGTGGTCGTCGACGCAAAAACGCCGATCGACGGCTTTTTAGCCGCGCTCGAAGCCACCACGGAAGAGCAAAAAAACTACGAGATGGGTCGTCACGGTCAGCAAGTGAAAGATCACATCAAAAAACTTTCTTTGCGTAAATATAATGAGTTCCTCAAAGAGTCGGCCGACTTTACCGTCATGTTTCTGCCCAACGAGTCTTTCCTTTATGCCGCTTTAGAAACGCAGCCCGATCTGGTGGAATACGCTCTTGAGAAGAAAATTCTCATCGCCACGCCTCCAACGTTTGTGGGACTTTTAAAAGTCATTCGTTTTGGCTGGAACGAAGAGCGTCTCGCGAAAAACGCCGAAAAAATTTCGGATGCAGGGAAAGAGCTCCATAAGCGTATCGTGGAGTTTGTGGAAAACTTTGTGAATATCGGTAAAAGTATTTCGAAAGCCAGCGATCAGTACGATAAAGGTTTACGGCAATTGAACTCAAAAATCATTGTGCAAGCCAAGCGTATGGAAAAACTCGGGGCTAAAAGTGTGAAAGATCTCCCCGAATTGTTAGACGCTGCCAGTGAGGCTCCTGATGAAGAGGGCCAAGAAACACCTCAACTCTCGGAAGTCTCGACGGCGCCCGAGCCGACGGATAACGACTCCGAAACCGAGGCGGAAATCTAG
- a CDS encoding NAD-dependent epimerase/dehydratase family protein translates to MRVLVTGATGFIGQHLVNRLLAQGHQVSVLTRRPLPPNTFNGPVRSCMGDVTDSLSLLNAIEGQERVYHLAGKIAYKASERSEMEKVNVGGTQKVMDACVTHKTPEVIYMSSVVAIGASFDKTVLDEESPYNIAQLNLGYFETKHKAEQIVKTAFTHNKLNVFILNPSTVYGAGDATKGSRSVQRKVAKGKFPFYTPGGVNVVHIDDVLYCLEQVPLRGRPGERYIVAGENLLLKDVFTMIANAAGVEPPKYRLPKAAIKLLGVVGDVLENFGLKGPLSKETAWTSTLYHWFSSQKAQKELGLNVTPAQTAINESVQWMKTHGYLN, encoded by the coding sequence ATGCGAGTCCTTGTCACTGGAGCCACAGGTTTTATCGGTCAACATTTAGTCAACCGTCTGCTGGCTCAAGGACATCAGGTGAGCGTCCTCACCCGTCGCCCTCTCCCCCCCAACACTTTTAACGGCCCCGTTCGCTCCTGCATGGGAGACGTGACCGACTCTTTAAGCCTTCTTAATGCCATAGAAGGGCAAGAGCGAGTTTATCATTTGGCCGGCAAAATCGCGTATAAGGCCTCCGAGCGCAGTGAGATGGAAAAGGTCAACGTGGGAGGTACCCAAAAAGTCATGGATGCCTGCGTGACCCACAAAACTCCTGAGGTGATCTACATGAGCTCCGTTGTGGCGATTGGAGCCAGCTTTGATAAGACTGTCCTAGACGAGGAATCTCCCTACAATATTGCCCAGCTCAATCTTGGTTATTTCGAGACGAAACATAAGGCCGAGCAGATCGTAAAAACCGCATTTACACATAACAAACTGAATGTTTTTATTCTCAACCCATCGACGGTTTATGGGGCCGGTGATGCCACCAAAGGAAGTCGTAGCGTTCAACGGAAAGTCGCCAAAGGGAAATTCCCCTTCTACACTCCGGGTGGGGTGAACGTGGTTCATATCGATGATGTGCTGTACTGCTTAGAGCAAGTGCCCCTGCGCGGCCGACCCGGTGAGCGATATATCGTTGCCGGCGAAAACCTTTTGCTGAAAGATGTTTTTACCATGATTGCCAACGCGGCTGGAGTAGAGCCTCCCAAATATCGACTTCCCAAGGCGGCGATTAAACTTTTAGGAGTCGTCGGGGATGTTCTCGAGAATTTTGGACTGAAAGGACCCTTGAGCAAAGAGACCGCTTGGACCTCTACCCTGTACCATTGGTTTTCTTCCCAAAAGGCACAAAAAGAACTCGGCTTAAATGTAACGCCAGCTCAAACAGCAATTAACGAAAGCGTACAATGGATGAAGACCCATGGCTATCTCAACTGA
- a CDS encoding helix-turn-helix domain-containing protein, protein MSDEAIAGGGEIPKNFPNFSSSRLLLTLIYIDSNKQHLPKLGNTEAYIMEKLKEAKLMNTSEAASYLGVKVSRLRTATRRRELPFMKVGRLVRFEKQHLDEWIERKHHAEVHHA, encoded by the coding sequence ATGTCGGATGAAGCGATAGCAGGGGGTGGAGAAATTCCCAAGAACTTCCCTAACTTCTCCAGCTCACGACTCTTGCTCACCTTGATATACATCGACAGCAATAAACAACACTTGCCGAAACTAGGCAACACGGAGGCTTACATAATGGAGAAACTAAAAGAAGCTAAACTGATGAACACCTCGGAAGCCGCGTCGTACTTGGGAGTTAAGGTATCTCGCCTTCGTACCGCCACGCGCCGACGTGAGCTGCCCTTTATGAAGGTCGGCCGGCTTGTTCGCTTCGAGAAGCAACATCTCGATGAGTGGATCGAAAGAAAGCATCACGCAGAGGTACACCATGCATAA
- the dusB gene encoding tRNA dihydrouridine synthase DusB, producing MTSEQLRQHLKANPFILAPMAGITDQPFRTVMRRMKSGVVISELVSANGLKYGGDKTFKLMSYNHSERPVGIQLFGETPEVLAEAAKRVQDHGADFVDLNFGCPVKKVVSKGAGAALLKDLIQMRTVIRTAKSAITIPLTIKIRTGWDQTQRNAMDVLHLANDEGVTWVAIHGRTRSQGYSGLSDWDYISELAQKAPLPLIGNGDILTARQAVERLKQSQCAGVMIGRGCLKDPWIFWDALNLWNGVGEIPRKDHVQFFKELYEELVAYGEERYILIQLRKFGMWYSAGFPDSSQFRKELFSTRTAEETYASILAYYSKIDLNVKLDTSHEEFLMGGHG from the coding sequence ATGACTTCTGAACAACTTCGCCAACATTTAAAAGCGAACCCTTTTATCCTTGCCCCTATGGCGGGGATTACGGATCAACCGTTTCGCACTGTCATGCGCCGAATGAAGTCGGGTGTTGTGATTAGCGAATTGGTTTCGGCCAATGGACTCAAATATGGTGGCGATAAAACTTTTAAACTGATGAGCTATAATCATTCGGAACGCCCGGTAGGAATTCAGCTCTTTGGAGAGACTCCCGAAGTCTTGGCGGAAGCGGCCAAGCGCGTGCAAGATCACGGAGCGGACTTTGTCGATCTTAACTTTGGATGCCCGGTGAAAAAAGTCGTTTCTAAAGGCGCAGGAGCCGCACTTTTAAAAGATCTGATTCAGATGCGCACCGTGATTCGTACTGCAAAGTCCGCAATTACAATACCTCTCACCATTAAAATTCGAACCGGTTGGGATCAGACCCAGCGGAACGCCATGGACGTTCTTCATTTGGCGAATGACGAAGGAGTCACGTGGGTGGCCATTCATGGTCGTACGCGCAGCCAGGGATATTCAGGCCTCTCCGATTGGGACTATATTAGCGAACTGGCGCAGAAAGCTCCTCTGCCACTCATTGGAAATGGAGACATTCTCACGGCTCGCCAAGCGGTCGAACGCTTAAAGCAGAGCCAATGTGCCGGGGTGATGATTGGCCGAGGATGTCTTAAAGACCCGTGGATTTTTTGGGATGCGCTCAATTTGTGGAATGGTGTGGGAGAAATCCCAAGAAAAGACCATGTTCAGTTTTTTAAAGAGCTTTACGAGGAGCTCGTGGCCTATGGTGAGGAACGCTATATTTTAATTCAGTTAAGAAAGTTTGGAATGTGGTACTCCGCGGGTTTTCCAGACTCTTCTCAGTTCCGAAAAGAGCTATTTTCTACTCGCACAGCAGAGGAAACTTATGCTAGTATCCTCGCTTATTATTCTAAAATTGATTTAAACGTCAAACTAGACACAAGCCATGAGGAATTTCTCATGGGAGGACATGGTTAA